GCGCACGCTGCCGCTCTCGACCGAGGTGAAGAGCGCCGAGGCCAAAGCGACCTACAAGGACGGGGTTCTCGAAGTGACGCTCCCGAAGTCGGAGCGGGTCAAGCCGACCTCGGTCAAGGTACAGGCCGGATAACGATTACACGCACACGCCGGGCGCCCGGGCGGCGCCGGGCCCCGGCGATGTCTGGGAGGAGTCATCATGGCGAAGGTAGTGGGTATCGATCTCGGCACGACGAACTCGGTCATTGCGGCAATGATTGGCGGAGAGCCAACGGTCATCCCCAACTCCGAGGGGAGCCGGCTGACGCCCTCCGTCGTCGGCTTCACGAAAACCGGAGAGCGGCTCGTCGGCCAGATGGCCCGGCGGCAGGCGATTCTCAACCCTGAGAACACCGTCTCCTCGATCAAGCGGTTCGTGGGACGGCGGTTCAGCGAGGTCGAGAGCGAACGCCGGATCGTTCCATACAAGGTGGAGGAAGGGAAGAACGGCGCGGCGGTCGTCAACATCCCGGCGGCCGGCAAGACCTTTACGCCGGAGGAGATCTCCGCGATGGTCCTCCAGAAACTCAAGGCCGACGCGGAAGCCTACCTCGGGGAGAAGGTGGAGCAAGCCGTCATCACGGTCCCGGCCTACTTCAACGACGCCCAGCGCACGGCGACGCGGAACGCCGGGGAGATCGCCGGGCTTAAGGTCCTGCGAATCATCAACGAGCCGACCGCGTCCGCGCTCGCCTATGGACGGCAGCTCGAACAGAAGCATGCCAAGACGATCCTCGTCTTCGACCTGGGCGGCGGGACGTTCGATGTCTCCATCTTGGAGATCGGCGAAGGAGTGTACGAGGTCAAAGCGACCAACGGGGACACCCACCTCGGGGGCGACGACTTCGACGAGCGCATCGTCAACTGGCTCGCCGACGAATTCAAGAAGCAGCAGGGAATCGATCTGCGGCAGGACCGGCAGGCGCTCCAGCGGCTGCGGGAGGCGGGTGAGCGCGCGAAGATCGAGCTCAGCACCGTCGTGCAGACGTCGATCAACCTGCCGTTCATCACCGCGGATGCCTCGGGACCGAAGCACCTGGATATGGTGCTCACCCGCGCGAAGTTCGACGAGCTGACCGCCGATCTGGTAGAGCGGTGCATCGGCCCGTTCAAGCAGGCGCTCGCGGACGCCAAACTGACTGAGCGTGACCTGAACGAGGTCATCCTGGTCGGCGGCGCGACGCGGATGCCCAGCGTCCAGGAACTGGTGCGCCGGTTGACAGGGAAGGAGCCGAACAAGGAAGTCCACCCGGACGAGGTGGTCGCGGTGGGCGCGGCGATCCAGGCCGGGGTCCTTGCCGGCGACGTCCGCGAGGTGGTGCTCCTCGACGTCACACCGCTCTCGCTCGGGATCGAGACACTCGGCGGCGTCAACACCATCTTGATCACGCGGAACACGACCATCCCTACTCGGAAGGCGGAGACGTTCAGCACGGCCGAGGACGGCCAGACGGCGGTCGACGTCCACGTTCTGCAGGGAGAGCGGCCGATGGCGCGCGATAACCGGACGCTCGGTAAGTTCCTGCTCGACGGGATCCCGCCCGCGCCGCGCGGCGTCCCGCAGGTTGAGGTGACGTTCGACATCGACGCGAACGGCATCCTCAATGTCTCGGCCAAGGACAAAGCCACAGGACGCGAGCAATCGATCAAGATTACCGGCACCGGCACGATGGACAAGGGCGAAGTGGACCGGCTCGTCAAAGAGGCGGAGGCGCACGCCCAGGAGGACCAGCAACAGCGGGAGACCGCGGAGATCAAGAACCGCGGGGACAGCCTGGCCTATCAGACCGATCGGATGCTCAAGGAGGTCGGCGATAAAGTCTCCGCCGACGAGCGGGGCAAGGTTGAGACCGCGCTCGGCGAGCTCAAGGAAGCGCTGAAGAGCGGGGATTCCTCCAGGATCAAGCGCGCCTCCGAGGCCCTGCAGCAGGCCAGCTACAAGCTGGGCGAGGAGATGTACAAGCGGACCACGGCGGGCGCGGGGGCCGGCGCAGCAGGCGCCGGGACCGCAGGCGGGCAAGCCGCCGCGGGCGGCAAGGGGAACGACGATGTCATCGACGCGGAGTTCAAGCCGTCCGACAAGCAATGAGGAACCGGCGGGACCCGGAGTGTGAGCGATGGAGCAGCGGAACGAGCGTTCCGAATTAGAAGGCGCGGGAGACGACCCGGCGGACGCGGGGGCCGCGCCGGCGGACACGAAGGCCGCCGGGGTGAACGATCTGGCGGCCCTCTCGCCCGAAGCGCTGCGGGAGAAGGTCCGTGAGGCCCGCGAGGACGCGCAGCGGAACTGGCAGCATTTCCTTCATTCCGCCGCGGACCTGGAAAACTACAAGAAGCAGGCAGCAAGAGACCGGCAGGACGCGGTCGAGCGGACCCGCCGCCAGATGCTCAGCCTCGTGCTGAGCGTGCTCGACAACCTCGAGCGAGCGATGACGTTTGGGGATCCACAGGACGGACCGAGCAGGGGGCTCCTCGACGGCCTGCGGATGACCCACCGGCAGATCCTCGCCCAACTCGAGGCGATCGGGGTGCGCCCCATCGAATCAGTGGGCCGGCCCTTTGATCCTCGCCTGCACGAGGCGGTGAGCGTGGTCCCCCCGAAAGACGCAAGCGCGGAGAGCGGGACGATCGCGGGTGAGGTGTTGAAAGGGTATCTGCTGAACGACGAGGTCCTGCGACCGGCCAAGGTTGCCGTGGTCGGGGGGCAGAACCAACGGGAGCCGTAAGGAGCGCAGAGGCGCGCGATGGAGTTCAAGGACTACTACAAAATCCTCGGCGTCGAGCGCGCCGCTGATCAGAAGGCCATCAGCCAGGCGTTCCGGAAGCTGGCGCGGCAGCACCATCCCGATGTCAACAAGGGCGACAAGCAGGCCGAGGCCAAGTTCAAAGAGATTAACGAAGCCTACCAGGTCCTGCATGATCCGGAGAAGCGCGCGAAGTACGATCAGCTCCTGGACCTCAGGCAGCGGGGCGGGGGCTGGGAAGAGATGCTGCGGCGAGGGGCGGGCGCGGGTCAGGGGGGAGACGGCACCTACACGATCTACGGATCTCCCCAGGATCTCGAGCAGTTTAGCGACTTCTTCAACCAGTTGTTTGGCGGGCTCGGAGGCGCCCCATTCGGCGCGGGGGCGGCCGGCGGGACCCGCCGGGGTCGCCCGCGGGGCGGCTTCCGGATCGACGAGCTCTTCGGGCAGCGCGGCCCCGCCGCAACGGAGGAGCGCCAGGTTCCCGGGCAAGATGTGGAGGGGACGGTCGAGATCACGCTGGAGGAGGCCTACCACGGCGCGACCCGGACCGTGACCGTGCCCGGCGGCGGAGGGCAACCGGCTCACAGCATCGAGGTCACGATCCCGAAGGGCGTGCGCAGCGGGCAGCGCATCCGCGCGGCCGGGCAGGGCCCGGGAGGTGATCTGTACCTGAGGGTGGAGATTGCTCCGCACCCGACCTTTACCAGGGTCGGGGACGATATCCTCAGCGAGGTGCCGGTGCCGGTGTGGACCGCGGGGCTCGGGGGGACGGTTGAGGCTCCCACGTTGGGCGGCGCAGTCACCATGACGATTCCAGAAGGGACTCAGGACGGCAGGACGCTCCGGCTTCGAGGGCGGGGGATGCCGCATCTCCGAGGCGGGGGCACGGGCGATGAGCTGGTCAAGATCCGGCTCATGCTGCCACACCCGCTCACCGCGAAGGATCGGGAGCTGCTCGAGGCGATGCAGCGGCACCACGAGGGCCCCGCCGCCAAACCGTAATGTCGACGAGGGGATAAGGCCATGGCGATGCGATTTGACCGGTTCACAGAGAAAGCTCAGGAGGCGTTGATCGCCGCCCAGAACCTGGCCAAACAGAACAGTCACGCGCACGTGGAGGCGGAAGATCTCCTCCTCGCGCTCCTGAGCCAGCCCGACGGCATCCCCGCCGCGGTGCTCGGCCGGATCGGCGCGAACCCGGGTCAACTCCGGAGCCAACTCGAGCAGGCGTTGGGCCGAGAGCCCAAGGTCTACGGGCAGGGGGAACTATCCATCGGTCCGGGACTCCGGCGGGCGCTCGAGACGGCGCAGGCGGAGGCCGAGCGTCTCAAAGATGAATATCTCAGCACCGAGCACCTCCTCCTCGGCGTCGCCGCCGATCGCGACACCACGGCGGGCCGCCTGCTCGCCCAGGCCGGCGTCGACCGTGAGAAGATCTACGGCGCGCTCCAGGCGATCCGGGGCGGGCAGCGCGTCACAGACGCCTCCCCGGAATCGAAGTACCAGGCCCTGGAGCGTTATGGGAAGGATCTCACCCAGATGGCCCGCGAGGGCAAACTGGACCCGGTGATCGGCCGGGATGAGGAGATCCGGCGCGTCATCCAGGTGCTCGCGCGCCGCACGAAGAACAACCCGGTGCTGATCGGGGACCCGGGCGTGGGCAAGACCGCGATCGTGGAAGGGCTCGCCCAGCGGATCGTGCGGGGCGACGTGCCGGAGGGGTTGCGCCGCAAGCGCGTGGTCGCGCTCGACCTGGGCGGGTTGATCGCGGGTACGAAATTCCGCGGTGAGTTCGAGGACCGGCTCCGGGCGGTGTTGCGAGAAATCACCGAATCCGCCGGCGAGATCATCCTCTTCATCGATGA
This sequence is a window from bacterium. Protein-coding genes within it:
- the dnaK gene encoding molecular chaperone DnaK is translated as MAKVVGIDLGTTNSVIAAMIGGEPTVIPNSEGSRLTPSVVGFTKTGERLVGQMARRQAILNPENTVSSIKRFVGRRFSEVESERRIVPYKVEEGKNGAAVVNIPAAGKTFTPEEISAMVLQKLKADAEAYLGEKVEQAVITVPAYFNDAQRTATRNAGEIAGLKVLRIINEPTASALAYGRQLEQKHAKTILVFDLGGGTFDVSILEIGEGVYEVKATNGDTHLGGDDFDERIVNWLADEFKKQQGIDLRQDRQALQRLREAGERAKIELSTVVQTSINLPFITADASGPKHLDMVLTRAKFDELTADLVERCIGPFKQALADAKLTERDLNEVILVGGATRMPSVQELVRRLTGKEPNKEVHPDEVVAVGAAIQAGVLAGDVREVVLLDVTPLSLGIETLGGVNTILITRNTTIPTRKAETFSTAEDGQTAVDVHVLQGERPMARDNRTLGKFLLDGIPPAPRGVPQVEVTFDIDANGILNVSAKDKATGREQSIKITGTGTMDKGEVDRLVKEAEAHAQEDQQQRETAEIKNRGDSLAYQTDRMLKEVGDKVSADERGKVETALGELKEALKSGDSSRIKRASEALQQASYKLGEEMYKRTTAGAGAGAAGAGTAGGQAAAGGKGNDDVIDAEFKPSDKQ
- a CDS encoding nucleotide exchange factor GrpE; this encodes MEQRNERSELEGAGDDPADAGAAPADTKAAGVNDLAALSPEALREKVREAREDAQRNWQHFLHSAADLENYKKQAARDRQDAVERTRRQMLSLVLSVLDNLERAMTFGDPQDGPSRGLLDGLRMTHRQILAQLEAIGVRPIESVGRPFDPRLHEAVSVVPPKDASAESGTIAGEVLKGYLLNDEVLRPAKVAVVGGQNQREP
- a CDS encoding DnaJ C-terminal domain-containing protein, which gives rise to MEFKDYYKILGVERAADQKAISQAFRKLARQHHPDVNKGDKQAEAKFKEINEAYQVLHDPEKRAKYDQLLDLRQRGGGWEEMLRRGAGAGQGGDGTYTIYGSPQDLEQFSDFFNQLFGGLGGAPFGAGAAGGTRRGRPRGGFRIDELFGQRGPAATEERQVPGQDVEGTVEITLEEAYHGATRTVTVPGGGGQPAHSIEVTIPKGVRSGQRIRAAGQGPGGDLYLRVEIAPHPTFTRVGDDILSEVPVPVWTAGLGGTVEAPTLGGAVTMTIPEGTQDGRTLRLRGRGMPHLRGGGTGDELVKIRLMLPHPLTAKDRELLEAMQRHHEGPAAKP